Proteins encoded by one window of Sorangium aterium:
- the moaC gene encoding cyclic pyranopterin monophosphate synthase MoaC has product MPRTPDRPREGEALSTHLSPSGEARMVPVEGKPVTHRRAVASGAVLMRHETIARVARDDAPKGDVLAAARIAGIMAAKRTPELIPLCHGIALTHVSVSLDVDEPSASIRVTAAAEAVDRTGVEMEAMVAVSAACLTIYDMLKGIDREMVISDIKLLEKSGGRSGHFQRSAP; this is encoded by the coding sequence ATGCCGCGAACCCCTGATCGACCCCGCGAGGGCGAAGCGCTCTCGACTCACCTCTCTCCGAGCGGCGAGGCCCGCATGGTGCCTGTCGAAGGCAAGCCTGTCACGCACCGCCGCGCGGTCGCGTCCGGCGCCGTCCTGATGCGCCACGAGACGATCGCCCGGGTCGCGCGCGACGACGCCCCGAAGGGCGACGTCCTGGCCGCGGCGCGGATCGCCGGGATCATGGCGGCGAAGCGCACGCCGGAGCTCATCCCGCTCTGCCACGGCATCGCGCTCACGCACGTCTCGGTCTCGCTCGACGTGGACGAGCCGTCCGCGTCGATCCGGGTGACCGCCGCCGCGGAGGCGGTGGATCGCACCGGCGTCGAGATGGAGGCCATGGTCGCGGTGAGCGCCGCGTGCTTGACGATCTACGACATGCTCAAGGGGATCGATCGCGAGATGGTGATCTCGGACATCAAGCTCCTCGAGAAGAGCGGGGGCCGGTCCGGCCATTTCCAGCGGAGCGCGCCGTGA
- a CDS encoding molybdenum cofactor biosynthesis protein MoaE — protein sequence MSRIRAEPLRLDELIAAVSHPGAGGIATFLGVVRDVNEGRSVTLLEYEAYGTMAEAELERVLSEIAAELPGVRVAATHRVGALHVGDVAVACAASAPHRAEAFRGCRLLIDRIKERLPIWKREHGPDGPYWVGWEDARCAGEHGHEAPHGHAHGDEEPHGHGHGGTAPPGSAGA from the coding sequence GTGAGCCGGATCCGCGCCGAGCCGCTCCGACTCGACGAGCTCATCGCCGCGGTGTCTCACCCTGGCGCGGGCGGCATCGCCACGTTCCTGGGCGTGGTGCGCGACGTCAACGAGGGCCGTTCGGTCACGCTGCTGGAGTACGAGGCCTACGGGACGATGGCCGAGGCCGAGCTGGAGCGGGTCCTGTCGGAGATCGCGGCAGAGCTCCCCGGCGTGCGCGTCGCCGCGACGCACCGGGTGGGCGCCCTCCACGTCGGCGACGTCGCCGTGGCCTGCGCCGCGAGCGCGCCGCACCGGGCAGAGGCCTTCCGCGGGTGCCGCCTGCTCATCGATCGCATCAAGGAGCGCCTGCCGATCTGGAAGCGTGAGCACGGGCCGGACGGCCCGTACTGGGTCGGATGGGAGGACGCCCGCTGCGCCGGCGAGCACGGGCACGAGGCGCCCCACGGGCACGCGCACGGCGATGAGGAGCCCCACGGGCACGGCCACGGCGGGACGGCGCCTCCGGGCAGCGCAGGCGCCTAG
- the phoU gene encoding phosphate signaling complex protein PhoU: protein MPTSHTSKVYEHELRTLREKLLLMGSLVEEMIQKGSTALTTRDTGLAKATIRLDRRINRLECEVDELCMRILATRQPVASDLRFVTTALKIVTDLERVGDLVVNVCERVQELNEEPPLAPVADLQGLADEAIEVVHEALDALVARDCERANQLLTRDDVIDEHYARIFQEVLLVMSRDPSTVYRATRIQSIAKYLERIADHAMNIAESVVFLVKGTDIRHHNRLKENDPLSSPPPAGLRLR from the coding sequence ATGCCGACGTCGCACACGAGCAAGGTCTACGAGCACGAGCTACGCACGCTTCGCGAGAAGCTGCTGCTCATGGGGAGCCTCGTCGAGGAGATGATCCAGAAAGGCTCGACCGCGCTCACGACGCGCGACACGGGCCTCGCCAAGGCGACGATCCGGCTCGATCGCCGGATCAACCGCCTCGAGTGCGAGGTCGACGAGCTCTGTATGAGGATCCTCGCGACCCGCCAGCCCGTGGCGTCCGACCTGCGCTTCGTCACCACGGCGCTCAAGATCGTCACCGATCTGGAGCGGGTCGGCGACCTCGTTGTGAACGTCTGCGAGCGTGTGCAGGAGCTCAACGAGGAGCCGCCGCTCGCGCCGGTGGCGGATCTGCAAGGCCTCGCGGACGAGGCGATCGAGGTGGTGCACGAGGCGCTGGACGCGCTGGTCGCCCGCGACTGCGAGCGAGCGAACCAGCTGCTCACGCGCGATGACGTGATCGACGAGCACTACGCCCGCATCTTCCAGGAGGTGCTCCTCGTCATGAGCCGCGATCCGAGCACGGTGTACAGGGCCACGCGCATCCAGTCGATCGCCAAGTACCTGGAGCGCATCGCCGATCACGCGATGAACATCGCGGAGTCGGTCGTCTTCCTCGTCAAGGGGACGGACATCCGGCACCACAACCGCCTGAAGGAGAACGACCCGCTCTCCTCGCCGCCGCCGGCCGGGCTTCGCCTGCGCTAG
- the pstB gene encoding phosphate ABC transporter ATP-binding protein PstB has product MSSFDSLHHKGRSGERRSGLDTDGIDSRSIEPGDEAPPAKISVTRLNAYFHKFHAIHDITLDIPDGQVTAVIGPSGCGKSTFLRCLNRMHEQVPGASAKGSVMIDGVNIYDKAVDPVRLRRRVGMVFQKPNPFPTMSIRENVLAGHKLNGISVKDPTGLVEKCLRQVALWDEVKDKLDQSGLSLSGGQQQRLCIARVLAVEPDVILLDEPCSALDPIATARVEELIDELKERYTCVLVTHNMQQAARCSDYTAFFYMGDLVEFDRTQTIFTNPKESKTEDYVTGKFG; this is encoded by the coding sequence ATGAGCTCGTTCGACTCACTGCACCACAAAGGACGGTCCGGGGAACGCCGCAGCGGGCTCGACACGGACGGCATCGACAGCCGCTCCATCGAGCCAGGAGACGAGGCGCCGCCTGCCAAGATCAGCGTCACTCGGCTCAACGCCTATTTTCATAAGTTCCACGCCATCCACGACATCACGCTGGATATCCCCGACGGCCAGGTCACAGCGGTCATCGGCCCGTCCGGGTGCGGTAAGTCGACGTTCCTGCGATGTCTCAACCGGATGCACGAGCAGGTGCCCGGGGCCTCGGCGAAGGGCTCCGTCATGATCGACGGCGTGAACATCTATGACAAAGCCGTCGACCCGGTGCGGCTGCGGCGGCGCGTCGGCATGGTGTTCCAGAAACCCAACCCGTTTCCAACCATGTCCATCCGCGAGAACGTCCTCGCTGGACACAAGCTGAACGGCATCTCCGTCAAGGATCCCACAGGCCTCGTCGAGAAGTGCCTGCGCCAAGTCGCGCTCTGGGACGAGGTGAAGGACAAGCTCGATCAGTCCGGGCTATCTCTCTCGGGCGGCCAGCAGCAGCGGCTCTGCATCGCCCGCGTCCTCGCGGTGGAGCCGGACGTGATCCTGCTCGACGAGCCGTGCTCGGCGCTCGATCCCATCGCGACCGCGCGCGTCGAGGAGCTCATCGACGAGCTGAAAGAGCGGTATACTTGCGTGCTCGTAACACACAACATGCAGCAGGCCGCCCGGTGCTCTGACTATACCGCCTTCTTCTACATGGGGGACTTGGTGGAGTTCGACAGGACCCAGACCATCTTCACCAACCCCAAGGAGAGCAAGACGGAAGACTACGTCACCGGGAAGTTCGGCTGA
- the pstA gene encoding phosphate ABC transporter permease PstA, with product MNSDTPVPVASPTSAPKRTLLEPAPGETLRRARSYFFEGLCVSSAVVVLVPLFLIFIYVVSKGLSGLSLDFFTQLPKPVGDERSGMGNAVVGTLILVAIGCSIGLPTGILAGIYLAEIGRGKLAAAIRFIADVLGGVPSITIGVFVYALVVVTMKRFSALAGGIALAIVMLPTVTRTTEELLKLVPAHLREASLALGVPEWRTSLLVVLRTASPGIGTGVMLAVARIAGETAPVLLTALGSSYWSFAIDRPIASLPVQIWRNATSPYPKWQQEAWTGALVLIIIVFLLNLLARIATSRSVKAR from the coding sequence ATGAACAGCGACACCCCTGTCCCCGTGGCGAGCCCCACGAGCGCCCCCAAGCGCACGCTGCTCGAGCCCGCGCCCGGCGAGACGCTGCGCCGCGCGCGCAGCTACTTCTTCGAAGGGCTCTGCGTCTCGAGCGCCGTCGTCGTCCTGGTCCCGCTGTTCCTGATCTTCATCTACGTCGTCAGCAAGGGCCTCAGCGGGCTGTCCCTCGACTTCTTCACCCAGCTGCCGAAGCCCGTCGGCGACGAGCGGAGCGGCATGGGCAACGCGGTCGTCGGCACGCTCATCCTCGTCGCCATCGGCTGCAGCATCGGGTTGCCGACGGGCATCCTCGCCGGCATCTACCTGGCCGAGATCGGGCGCGGCAAGCTCGCGGCCGCCATCCGGTTCATCGCCGACGTGCTCGGCGGCGTCCCCTCGATCACCATCGGCGTGTTCGTCTACGCCCTCGTCGTGGTCACGATGAAGCGCTTCTCGGCGCTCGCCGGCGGCATCGCGCTCGCGATCGTGATGCTCCCGACGGTGACCCGCACGACGGAGGAGCTGCTCAAGCTGGTGCCCGCCCACCTCCGCGAAGCGTCGCTCGCCCTCGGCGTGCCGGAGTGGCGCACGAGCCTCCTCGTCGTGCTCCGGACGGCCTCGCCCGGGATCGGCACCGGCGTGATGCTCGCCGTGGCCCGCATCGCCGGCGAGACCGCGCCAGTGCTCCTCACCGCGCTCGGCTCATCGTATTGGAGCTTCGCCATCGACCGCCCCATCGCCTCACTGCCGGTGCAGATCTGGCGGAACGCCACATCGCCCTACCCGAAATGGCAGCAGGAGGCGTGGACCGGCGCCCTCGTGCTGATCATCATCGTCTTCCTCCTCAACCTGCTCGCGCGCATCGCCACGTCGCGGAGCGTCAAGGCGCGCTAA
- the pstC gene encoding phosphate ABC transporter permease subunit PstC yields MSTVEVPMQQAASSAPQSDAPHGTRGADRAFRAILTMFGLTVLAVPALMVLELIRSSRLAIDKFGLGFLTGRVWDPAREEFGALPFVYGTVVTSLIAIVLAVPVSLGLAIFLSDLAPHRIRKPLGFMVELLAAIPSVVYGFWGIAVLRPWLRDTVEPVIIKYFGYIPLFEGPPLGFGMFAAGVILAIMIVPTITSVSREVMQAVPQLHREAAVGLGACAWDTIRYAVLPSARSGIIGAIILGLNRALGETMAVTMMIGNVPKVSASIFHPGYSMASVIANEFVEATSDMYVSALSKIALLLFGVALLLNLFARWLVSSTKSKLEKRA; encoded by the coding sequence ATGAGCACCGTAGAAGTCCCGATGCAACAAGCCGCCTCGTCCGCGCCACAGAGCGACGCGCCACATGGCACGCGCGGAGCAGATCGAGCGTTCCGCGCCATCCTGACGATGTTCGGCCTGACGGTGCTCGCGGTGCCAGCGCTGATGGTGCTGGAGCTCATCCGCTCATCGCGGCTCGCCATCGACAAGTTCGGGCTGGGGTTCCTCACCGGGCGCGTGTGGGACCCTGCGCGTGAGGAGTTCGGCGCGCTCCCGTTCGTCTACGGCACGGTCGTCACGTCGCTGATCGCCATCGTGCTCGCCGTCCCCGTCTCGCTCGGCCTCGCGATCTTCCTGTCGGATCTGGCGCCCCACCGGATCCGCAAGCCGCTCGGCTTCATGGTCGAGCTGCTCGCGGCGATCCCGAGCGTCGTCTACGGCTTCTGGGGCATCGCCGTGCTCCGCCCCTGGCTCCGGGACACCGTCGAGCCGGTCATCATCAAGTACTTCGGCTACATCCCCCTCTTCGAGGGCCCGCCGCTCGGCTTCGGCATGTTCGCGGCGGGCGTCATCCTCGCCATCATGATCGTCCCCACGATCACGTCGGTGTCGCGCGAGGTGATGCAGGCGGTGCCCCAGCTGCACCGCGAGGCGGCGGTCGGCCTCGGCGCGTGCGCGTGGGACACGATCCGCTACGCGGTCCTCCCGTCGGCGCGCTCAGGCATCATCGGGGCCATCATCCTCGGGCTGAACCGGGCGCTCGGCGAGACGATGGCCGTCACGATGATGATCGGCAACGTCCCGAAGGTGAGCGCGTCGATCTTCCACCCCGGCTATTCGATGGCGAGCGTCATCGCCAACGAGTTCGTCGAGGCGACGAGCGATATGTACGTGTCGGCGCTGTCCAAGATCGCGCTGCTCCTCTTCGGGGTCGCCCTCCTCCTCAACCTCTTCGCCCGGTGGCTCGTGAGCTCGACCAAGAGCAAGCTGGAGAAGCGCGCATGA
- the pstS gene encoding phosphate ABC transporter substrate-binding protein PstS, protein MARILLTLAMFLLTAACGRSDAPQETGSLPGAKKDTAPQPTADGDITLTGAGATFPYPLYTKWIAEFQKANSKVKINYQSIGSGGGIRQITERTVDFGASDAPMNEEQLGKAAGILHLPTCLGAVVLTYNLEGVPSGLKLTPEAAAHIFLGKIKKWNDPALQKENPDVKLPDKEIATVHRSDGSGTTKIFVDYLSTVSPEWKSGPGTGTSVNWPGGLGAKGNDGVSALITSTPASIGYIELAYAMQNKLTFASLKNKSGKFITPSLESTTAAGAGAAAKMPEDLRISLVDAEGEDAYPIAGFTYLLVYQEQKDLAKGKVLANFVKWAMQDGQKFTNDLHYAPLPAAVVEKVDKKLAALVGPDGKPLLAP, encoded by the coding sequence ATGGCTCGAATTCTGCTCACCCTGGCGATGTTCCTCCTGACCGCGGCGTGCGGTCGCTCTGATGCCCCCCAAGAAACCGGCTCGCTCCCCGGCGCGAAGAAGGACACCGCGCCGCAGCCGACCGCTGACGGGGACATCACCTTGACGGGCGCGGGTGCGACGTTCCCGTACCCTCTTTATACGAAGTGGATCGCTGAGTTTCAGAAAGCCAACTCCAAGGTCAAGATCAACTACCAGTCCATCGGCTCCGGGGGTGGGATCCGGCAGATCACCGAGCGGACCGTCGATTTCGGCGCCTCCGATGCCCCGATGAACGAGGAGCAGCTCGGGAAGGCCGCCGGCATCCTTCACCTGCCGACCTGCCTGGGCGCGGTCGTGCTGACCTACAACCTCGAGGGTGTCCCGTCTGGCCTGAAGCTCACGCCGGAGGCGGCCGCGCACATCTTCCTGGGCAAGATCAAGAAGTGGAACGACCCGGCCCTCCAGAAGGAGAACCCGGACGTGAAGCTCCCCGACAAGGAGATCGCGACGGTCCACCGCTCGGATGGCAGCGGGACGACCAAGATCTTCGTCGACTACCTGAGCACGGTCAGCCCGGAGTGGAAGAGCGGACCAGGGACCGGGACCAGCGTGAACTGGCCTGGCGGCCTCGGCGCCAAGGGCAACGACGGTGTCTCCGCGCTCATCACGAGCACGCCCGCCTCGATCGGCTACATCGAGCTCGCGTACGCGATGCAGAACAAGCTCACGTTCGCCTCGCTCAAGAACAAGAGCGGGAAGTTCATCACCCCGTCGCTGGAGAGCACGACCGCCGCGGGCGCCGGCGCCGCCGCCAAGATGCCGGAAGACCTCCGGATCTCGCTCGTGGACGCCGAGGGCGAGGACGCATACCCCATCGCCGGCTTCACGTACCTCCTCGTGTACCAGGAGCAGAAGGACCTCGCGAAGGGCAAGGTGCTCGCCAACTTCGTCAAGTGGGCGATGCAAGACGGCCAGAAGTTCACGAACGACCTCCATTACGCCCCGCTGCCCGCGGCTGTCGTCGAGAAGGTCGACAAGAAGCTCGCCGCGCTGGTCGGCCCTGACGGCAAGCCCCTGCTCGCCCCATAA
- a CDS encoding HAMP domain-containing sensor histidine kinase: protein MRLLRGLGIGAKLAAGTVLALLVAGVPIERLAARDMEAALLAEHSPRAAVDAALLRSRRTLLLGMGTVIVVAVSVGAATAFFVTRPIRRLTRFAQAMSEGDLSTRAPLRGSGELRQLARALNHLSSELSRSTAEVRTERALLAGILDGMSEGVLVLDRDGRILLANRALRAMASLGEDALGRSVIESIRNARLTEAIQLAGKRDEPVDVEVELGRTLPRRLLVRVSRRKGPERLGHDEREALAAWGADHDGASAEPGLIAVFHDVTDLRRLETIRTDFVANVSHELRTPVTAISTAAETLQLGALNDPHEAAEFVDVIDRHAKRLRHLVDDLLDLSKIEAKNFRLALSELDIAPAIEHVTQLLAEAARRRRVTLTVDASALPPARCDRRALEQVLMNLLDNAIKYAGEGAHVTVKTRSVDHQVTIAVADDGPGIPPHHLGRIFERFYRVDAGRSRDLGGTGLGLAIVKHLVELMNGSIEVESAIGRGTQFTVRLARAE, encoded by the coding sequence ATGCGCTTGCTTAGGGGGCTGGGCATCGGCGCGAAGCTCGCGGCGGGGACGGTGCTCGCCCTCCTCGTCGCTGGCGTCCCGATCGAGCGCCTCGCCGCGCGCGACATGGAAGCGGCGCTGCTGGCGGAGCACAGCCCGCGCGCCGCCGTCGACGCCGCCCTGCTTCGCTCACGGCGCACCCTGCTGCTCGGCATGGGCACCGTGATCGTCGTCGCCGTCTCGGTGGGCGCGGCCACGGCCTTCTTCGTCACGCGCCCGATCCGGAGGCTGACCCGCTTCGCGCAGGCGATGTCCGAGGGCGACCTGTCGACGCGCGCCCCGCTGCGCGGCTCGGGCGAGCTGCGTCAGCTGGCGCGCGCGCTGAACCACCTCTCGAGCGAGCTCTCCCGCTCCACCGCCGAGGTCCGGACGGAGCGCGCCCTGCTCGCGGGCATCCTCGACGGGATGAGCGAGGGCGTCCTCGTGCTCGATCGCGACGGGAGGATCCTCCTCGCCAACCGGGCGCTCCGCGCGATGGCCTCCCTCGGCGAGGACGCGCTCGGTCGATCGGTCATCGAGTCGATCCGCAACGCGCGGCTCACCGAGGCGATCCAGCTCGCCGGCAAGCGGGACGAGCCTGTCGACGTCGAGGTCGAGCTCGGGCGGACGCTCCCGAGGCGGCTGCTCGTGCGCGTGTCGCGCCGGAAGGGCCCGGAGCGGCTCGGGCACGATGAGCGCGAGGCCCTCGCCGCGTGGGGCGCGGATCACGACGGCGCGTCCGCCGAGCCGGGGCTCATCGCGGTGTTTCACGACGTCACCGATCTCCGCCGGCTGGAGACGATCCGGACCGATTTCGTCGCCAACGTGTCCCACGAGCTGCGCACCCCGGTCACCGCGATCAGCACCGCCGCCGAGACGCTGCAGCTCGGCGCGCTGAACGATCCCCACGAGGCCGCCGAGTTCGTCGACGTGATCGATCGGCACGCGAAGCGCCTCCGCCACCTCGTCGACGATCTGCTCGACCTCTCGAAGATCGAGGCGAAGAACTTCCGCCTCGCGCTGTCGGAGCTCGACATCGCCCCCGCCATCGAGCACGTCACGCAGCTGCTCGCGGAGGCGGCGCGCCGGCGCAGGGTCACGTTGACCGTCGACGCCTCGGCGCTCCCGCCCGCTCGGTGCGACCGCCGCGCGCTCGAGCAGGTGCTCATGAACCTGCTCGACAACGCCATCAAGTACGCCGGCGAGGGAGCTCACGTCACGGTGAAGACGCGCTCGGTCGATCACCAGGTGACGATCGCCGTCGCCGACGACGGCCCCGGTATTCCGCCCCACCACCTGGGCCGCATCTTCGAGCGGTTCTATCGAGTCGACGCCGGCCGCTCACGCGATCTGGGCGGCACCGGGCTCGGCCTCGCTATCGTGAAGCACCTGGTCGAGCTGATGAACGGCTCGATCGAGGTCGAGAGCGCCATCGGCCGCGGCACCCAGTTCACCGTCCGCCTGGCGCGCGCCGAGTGA
- a CDS encoding response regulator produces MPSHVLIVEDERDLQRVLTYNFRQAGFDVVSAGSGETALRAVKEERFDLVLLDLMLPDMSGTEICRRLKQNPQTSAVPVIMVTAKGEEIDRIVGFELGADDYVVKPFSVRELILRARAILKRSESPASAPEKFDFGILRVDRAAHRAWVQEAEIALTALEFRLLMMLYDRRGRVLSRDLLLDEVWGSHVDVTARNVDTHVKRVREKLGAAGDYIETVRGVGYRFRAEPEVA; encoded by the coding sequence ATGCCGAGCCACGTGCTCATCGTGGAGGACGAGCGCGACCTGCAGCGCGTCCTCACCTACAATTTCCGTCAGGCAGGGTTCGATGTGGTGTCCGCTGGGAGCGGGGAGACGGCGCTCCGCGCGGTCAAGGAGGAGCGGTTCGATCTCGTCCTGCTCGACCTGATGCTCCCGGACATGTCGGGCACGGAGATCTGCCGCCGCCTCAAGCAGAACCCACAGACATCGGCGGTGCCCGTCATCATGGTCACGGCCAAGGGCGAGGAGATCGACCGGATCGTCGGCTTCGAGCTCGGGGCCGACGACTACGTCGTCAAGCCGTTCAGCGTGCGCGAGCTCATCCTGCGCGCCCGGGCGATCCTCAAGCGCTCGGAGAGCCCGGCGTCGGCGCCGGAGAAGTTCGACTTCGGCATCCTGCGGGTCGATCGCGCCGCGCACCGGGCCTGGGTTCAGGAGGCCGAGATCGCGCTGACCGCCCTCGAGTTCCGCCTGCTCATGATGCTCTACGATCGCCGCGGGCGCGTGCTGTCGCGCGATCTCCTGCTCGACGAGGTGTGGGGCTCGCACGTCGACGTGACCGCGCGCAACGTCGACACCCACGTGAAGCGCGTCCGCGAGAAGCTCGGCGCGGCGGGCGATTACATCGAGACCGTGCGCGGCGTCGGCTACCGGTTCCGCGCCGAGCCCGAGGTCGCCTAG
- the ndk gene encoding nucleoside-diphosphate kinase gives MALERTLSIIKPDAMEKNTAGAIVARLEQEGFTVKAMKRIHLTRAEAEGFYAEHQGRGFFDELVTFMSRSPILVMALEREDAVAKYREVIGATDPAKAAAGTIRKLYGANVGENAVHGSDKPATAAREIAYFFAGYEVAPSATA, from the coding sequence ATGGCCCTCGAGCGAACACTCTCAATCATCAAGCCTGATGCGATGGAAAAGAACACGGCCGGCGCGATCGTCGCCCGCCTCGAGCAGGAGGGCTTCACGGTCAAAGCGATGAAGCGCATCCACCTTACCCGCGCGGAGGCCGAGGGCTTCTACGCGGAGCACCAGGGGCGCGGCTTCTTCGACGAGCTCGTGACGTTCATGTCGCGAAGCCCCATCCTGGTGATGGCGCTCGAGCGCGAGGACGCGGTGGCGAAGTACCGCGAGGTCATCGGCGCGACGGACCCGGCCAAGGCGGCGGCAGGGACGATCCGCAAGCTCTACGGGGCGAACGTGGGCGAGAACGCGGTCCACGGGTCCGACAAGCCGGCGACCGCCGCGCGGGAGATCGCCTACTTCTTCGCGGGTTACGAGGTCGCGCCGAGCGCGACGGCCTGA
- a CDS encoding 2,3,4,5-tetrahydropyridine-2,6-dicarboxylate N-succinyltransferase, with translation MATEESMKSLVEAAFRDRELLRSPAHEAAVLRTIECLDQGQLRVAEPDKTAQAGGEGAASTGEGAPHRWVTHAWIKEAILLYFSVRGMSVMEAGPFEFHDKIPLKRGLDKAGVRVVPPGTVRYGAFLEQGAIVMPGYVNIGAWVGSGSMVDTWATVGSCAQIGRGVHLAGGVGIGGVLEPPGARPVIIEDGVFVGSRVIVVEGVVVEEEAVLGAGVVLTASTAILDVTGPEVVEYRGRVPARSVVIPGTRPKRFPAGEFSIPCALIIGKRSEATDRKVSLNAALRDFAVPV, from the coding sequence ATGGCCACCGAAGAATCCATGAAGTCCCTTGTCGAGGCGGCGTTCCGCGACCGCGAGCTCCTGCGCTCGCCCGCGCACGAGGCCGCGGTCCTCCGCACGATCGAGTGCCTCGATCAAGGCCAGCTCCGCGTCGCCGAGCCCGACAAGACCGCGCAGGCGGGCGGCGAAGGCGCGGCGTCCACCGGCGAGGGCGCGCCGCACAGGTGGGTAACGCACGCGTGGATCAAGGAGGCGATCCTTCTCTACTTCTCGGTCCGCGGCATGAGCGTGATGGAGGCCGGCCCCTTCGAGTTCCACGACAAGATCCCGCTCAAGCGCGGCCTCGACAAGGCGGGCGTGCGCGTCGTCCCGCCGGGGACGGTGCGCTACGGCGCATTCCTCGAGCAGGGCGCGATCGTCATGCCCGGCTACGTGAACATCGGCGCGTGGGTCGGCTCGGGGTCGATGGTCGACACCTGGGCGACGGTCGGCAGCTGCGCGCAGATCGGGCGAGGGGTGCACCTCGCCGGGGGCGTCGGCATCGGCGGGGTGCTCGAGCCGCCGGGGGCGCGGCCTGTGATCATCGAGGACGGCGTCTTCGTGGGCTCCCGCGTGATCGTGGTGGAGGGCGTCGTGGTCGAGGAAGAGGCGGTGCTCGGCGCCGGCGTGGTGCTCACCGCGTCGACGGCGATCCTCGACGTCACGGGGCCGGAGGTCGTCGAATACCGCGGCCGGGTGCCTGCGCGCAGCGTGGTGATCCCGGGAACGCGGCCGAAGCGCTTCCCCGCAGGGGAGTTCTCGATCCCCTGCGCGCTCATCATCGGCAAGCGGAGCGAGGCGACGGACCGCAAGGTGTCGCTGAACGCGGCGCTGCGAGATTTCGCGGTGCCGGTGTGA